In Cydia amplana chromosome 2, ilCydAmpl1.1, whole genome shotgun sequence, the following proteins share a genomic window:
- the LOC134659806 gene encoding uncharacterized protein LOC134659806 yields MPDRKSAPLKLFPRKPRSRPGTGHRACVRAGSSRRGPGLSADAACAQAVRRRPGSPRRAARLWPRSRLCSPPRTDRALHTRRRRRAGGALRVVVGSVSGRGAGRGRRGGVVPAAPSAPPAAAAAPAAAAQGAASLRRAPSCASRHGMTKRRRETPNTYAPIDEYTILKYS; encoded by the exons ATGCCCGACCGAAAAAGCGCTCCTTTAAAGCTATTTCCGCGAAAGCCTAGATCAAGACCGGGCACCGGACACCGGGCATGCGTCCGAGCGGGCTCCTCACGGCGCGGCCCCGGGCTGAGCGCTGACGCGGCGTGTGCGCAGGCGGTGCGGCGGCGGCCgggctcgccgcgccgcgcggcgcgctTGTGGCCGCGCTCTCGCTTGTGCTCGCCGCCCCGCACTGACCGGGCGCTGCACAC gcggcggcggcgacgcgCCGGCGGAGCGCTTCGCGTGGTGGTGGGCTCTGTTAGCGGGCGGGGCGCTGGCCGCGGCCGGCGCGGCGGCGTGGTGCCGGCGGCGCCgtccgcgccgcccgccgccgccgccgcgcccgccgccgcggccCAGGGCGCCGCAAGCCTGCGCCGCGCGCCTAGCTGCGCCTCGCGACACGGTATGACGAAGCGCCGGCGCGAGACGCCGAACACTTACGCACCGATAGATGAATACACGATTTTAAAATATTCCTAG